From Dethiobacter alkaliphilus AHT 1, one genomic window encodes:
- a CDS encoding DUF1653 domain-containing protein, with protein sequence MTGRKYDRLKDYLTGIDNDTIVIKMHYDELEKIIQSELPQSAYKHRTWWANGGHIQADAWLEAGWKVDAVEMGQFVVFEKTATQERSVQIGSRYKHYKGTEYIVLLLAKNSETLEKVVVYQDRYDASKVWVRPLAMFSEKVEIDGKFIDRFEEIPENSRD encoded by the coding sequence ATGACTGGTAGAAAATATGATAGATTAAAAGATTATTTAACAGGTATTGACAACGATACTATTGTTATTAAGATGCATTACGATGAGTTAGAAAAAATTATTCAATCTGAGTTGCCACAATCTGCTTATAAGCACAGGACATGGTGGGCAAACGGTGGGCATATTCAAGCAGATGCATGGCTGGAGGCTGGTTGGAAGGTTGATGCTGTGGAGATGGGGCAATTTGTTGTTTTCGAAAAAACGGCGACACAGGAGCGAAGTGTCCAGATTGGTAGTAGATATAAGCATTATAAAGGAACCGAATATATAGTTTTGTTGCTAGCGAAGAACTCTGAGACATTAGAAAAAGTTGTAGTATACCAGGATCGTTATGACGCAAGTAAAGTCTGGGTTAGGCCGTTAGCGATGTTTTCTGAGAAAGTTGAGATTGATGGTAAGTTTATTGACAGGTTTGAAGAAATTCCTGAAAATTCGAGAGATTGA
- a CDS encoding lactate utilization protein → MQENIKVVLQALKKRGISCSYAADKEQALGELSGLVAKGCSVGIGGSMTVQELDVESVLKERGCRVFWHWRVKQEEVQETLRQAMLADVYLSSTNAITLDGRLVNVDGRGNRVASMIFGPEKVVIIAGKNKIVNDLEATLDRIKKVACPQNARRLQLETPCAETDNCTDCSSAERMCNVTTIIEGNPNGVKMHVLLVGENLGF, encoded by the coding sequence ATGCAGGAAAACATTAAAGTGGTGCTGCAGGCGCTAAAGAAGCGGGGTATCTCCTGTTCATATGCTGCAGATAAGGAACAGGCTCTGGGGGAATTGTCCGGGTTGGTTGCAAAAGGCTGCAGTGTAGGCATCGGTGGGTCGATGACTGTGCAGGAGTTGGATGTGGAGTCAGTGTTAAAGGAGAGAGGATGCAGAGTATTCTGGCACTGGCGGGTTAAGCAGGAGGAAGTGCAGGAAACACTTCGGCAGGCGATGCTGGCTGATGTTTATCTCAGCAGTACAAATGCTATTACCCTGGACGGACGGTTGGTGAATGTTGACGGGCGAGGTAATCGGGTGGCGTCTATGATATTTGGGCCTGAAAAGGTAGTGATTATTGCCGGTAAGAATAAGATTGTTAATGATTTAGAGGCTACTTTGGATCGTATTAAAAAGGTGGCTTGTCCACAGAATGCCAGAAGGTTGCAGTTAGAGACGCCTTGCGCTGAGACGGACAACTGTACAGATTGTTCATCGGCAGAGCGGATGTGTAACGTAACAACAATTATTGAAGGAAATCCTAACGGGGTAAAGATGCATGTATTGCTTGTGGGGGAGAATTTAGGATTCTAA